A region from the Schistocerca serialis cubense isolate TAMUIC-IGC-003099 chromosome 1, iqSchSeri2.2, whole genome shotgun sequence genome encodes:
- the LOC126456894 gene encoding uncharacterized protein LOC126456894 produces the protein MRAPSLQQSTESAVKTRAGVIPPPAAASAPCGLGLCSSQQSQQSKRVQESCPHQQPRRHHAGSVSAAVSRVSSQNTCRSHTPTSSRIGTMRAPSAAVSRVSSQNTCSRRTPTSSRVSTMRAPSLQQSTESAVKTCAGVNPHQQPRRHHAGSVTAAVSRLSSQNMCRSHTPTSSRVGTMRALSLQQSTESYPHQQPRWHHAGSVSAAVSRVSSQNTCSKRTPHQQPRRHHAGSVSAAVSRVSSQNTCRSCTPTSSSVGTMRAPSLQQSTESAVKTRAGVVPPPAAASAPCGLPLCSSQQSQQSKHVQQAHPHQQPRRHHAGSVSAAVSRVSSQNTCTSRTPTSSRVGTMQAPSLQQSAESAVKTRAAGAPPPAAASAPCGLRLCSSQQSQQSKHV, from the coding sequence ATGCGGGCTCCGTCTCTGCAGCAGTCAACAGAGTCAGCAGTCAAAACACGTGCAGGAGTCATACCCCCACCAGCAGCCGCGTCGGCACCATGCGGGCTCGGTCTCTGCAGCAGTCAGCAGAGTCAGCAGTCAAAACGCGTGCAGGAGTCGTGCCCCCACCAGCAGCCGCGTCGGCACCATGCGGGCTCCGTCTCTGCAGCAGTCAGCAGAGTCAGCAGTCAAAACACGTGCAGGAGTCATACCCCCACCAGCAGCCGCATCGGCACCATGCGGGCTCCGTCTGCAGCAGTCAGCAGAGTCAGCAGTCAAAACACGTGCAGCAGGCGCACCCCCACCAGCAGCCGCGTTAGCACCATGCGGGCTCCGTCTCTGCAGCAGTCAACAGAGTCAGCAGTCAAAACATGTGCAGGAGTCAACCCCCACCAGCAGCCGCGTCGGCACCATGCGGGCTCCGTCACTGCAGCAGTCAGCAGGCTCAGCAGTCAAAACATGTGCAGGAGTCATACCCCCACCAGCAGCCGCGTCGGCACCATGCGGGCTCTGTCTCTGCAGCAGTCAACAGAGTCGTACCCCCACCAGCAGCCGCGTTGGCACCATGCAGGCTCCGTCTCTGCAGCAGTCAGCAGAGTCAGCAGTCAAAACACGTGCAGCAAGCGCACCCCCCACCAGCAGCCGCGTCGGCACCATGCGGGTTCCGTCTCTGCAGCAGTCAGCAGGGTCAGCAGTCAAAACACGTGCAGGAGTTGTACCCCCACCAGCAGCAGCGTTGGCACCATGCGGGCTCCGTCTCTGCAGCAGTCAACAGAGTCAGCAGTCAAAACACGTGCAGGAGTCGTACCCCCACCAGCAGCCGCGTCAGCACCATGCGGGCTCCCTCTCTGCAGCAGTCAGCAGAGTCAGCAGTCAAAACACGTGCAGCAGGCGCACCCCCACCAGCAGCCACGCCGGCACCATGCGGGCTCCGTCTCTGCAGCAGTCAGCAGGGTCAGCAGTCAAAACACGTGCACGAGTCGTACCCCCACCAGCAGCCGCGTCGGCACCATGCAGGCTCCGTCTCTGCAGCAGTCAGCAGAGTCAGCAGTCAAAACACGTGCAGCAGGCGCACCCCCACCAGCAGCCGCGTCGGCACCATGCGGGCTCCGTCTCTGCAGCAGTCAACAGAGTCAGCAGTCAAAACACGTGTAG